A single window of Terriglobia bacterium DNA harbors:
- the ffh gene encoding signal recognition particle protein has protein sequence MFENLSDKLQRVFKNLRGEGKLSELHLDEALKEIRMALLEADVNFKVVKQFTDAVREKALGQEVMQSLSPGQQVVKIVRDELVEMLGGLNVRLNFAPQPPTVIMMVGLQGSGKTTSSGKLSNWLQKGGHRPLLVSVDVYRPAAREQLKVIAKDIGVKLWEGNPDDKPLQLCQDAVREARNTAHDVVVIDTAGRLHIDEALMNELHEIKEIVKPNEILFVADAMLGQDAVKSAQQFHERLGFNGFILTKMDGDARGGAALSIKQVTGQPVKFVGTGEKYDALELFHPDRLVSRIMGMGDILSLIEKAEEVVDKKKAVEMQEKMLSDSFTLDDFRDQLKQIRKLGSLEQIMSMLPSIGPFKEMQKAKIDEKELVRVEAIINSMTPKERRNHQVINGSRRKRIAKGSGTSVQQVNQLLKQYVQTRKMMKGMKNSFFGKRLKGMKLPEMPF, from the coding sequence ATGTTCGAGAACTTATCCGACAAATTACAACGCGTATTCAAAAACCTCCGCGGCGAAGGCAAACTGTCCGAACTGCACCTGGACGAGGCGCTGAAAGAGATCCGGATGGCGCTGCTCGAAGCGGACGTGAACTTCAAAGTGGTGAAGCAATTCACCGACGCGGTCCGCGAGAAAGCCCTCGGCCAGGAGGTCATGCAGAGCCTCAGCCCCGGCCAGCAGGTGGTGAAGATCGTCCGCGACGAACTGGTCGAAATGCTGGGCGGCTTGAATGTCCGCCTGAATTTCGCGCCGCAGCCTCCAACCGTGATCATGATGGTCGGACTTCAAGGCTCGGGCAAGACGACATCGTCCGGAAAACTTTCGAACTGGCTTCAGAAGGGCGGGCATCGTCCGCTCCTGGTTTCCGTGGACGTCTACCGGCCGGCCGCGCGCGAGCAGTTGAAAGTGATCGCCAAAGACATCGGCGTGAAACTGTGGGAGGGCAATCCCGACGATAAGCCGCTGCAGCTGTGCCAGGACGCCGTTCGTGAGGCGCGAAACACGGCCCACGATGTGGTCGTCATCGATACGGCGGGCCGGCTCCACATCGACGAAGCCCTGATGAACGAGCTTCACGAAATCAAAGAAATCGTGAAGCCCAACGAAATCCTGTTCGTTGCCGACGCCATGCTCGGACAGGACGCCGTCAAGAGCGCCCAGCAATTCCACGAACGGCTCGGATTCAACGGCTTCATCCTCACCAAGATGGACGGCGATGCCCGCGGCGGCGCCGCCCTCTCCATCAAGCAGGTCACCGGCCAGCCGGTAAAATTTGTCGGAACCGGGGAGAAGTACGATGCCCTCGAACTGTTCCACCCCGATCGCCTGGTCTCCCGCATCATGGGAATGGGCGACATCCTCTCGCTGATCGAAAAGGCCGAAGAAGTCGTCGACAAGAAGAAGGCCGTCGAGATGCAGGAGAAGATGCTGTCGGACAGCTTCACGCTGGACGACTTCCGCGATCAACTCAAGCAGATCCGCAAGCTCGGCTCGCTCGAACAGATCATGAGCATGCTCCCGAGCATCGGCCCGTTCAAAGAAATGCAGAAAGCCAAGATCGACGAGAAAGAGCTCGTCCGGGTGGAAGCCATCATTAACTCCATGACCCCGAAGGAGCGCCGGAATCATCAAGTCATCAACGGCAGCCGCCGGAAACGCATCGCCAAAGGCAGCGGAACCAGCGTTCAACAGGTCAATCAGCTCCTGAAGCAGTATGTCCAGACCCGCAAGATGATGAAGGGAATGAAGAATTCGTTCTTCGGTAAGCGGTTGAAAGGCATGAAATTACCGGAAATGCCGTTTTAG
- the rpsP gene encoding 30S ribosomal protein S16 gives MRLSRIGSKKRPYYRIVVIDKRRARNGRFLEVIGQYNPIANPVQMEVNAERTQYWLSKGAQPSETVRSILLKKELVK, from the coding sequence ATGCGTCTATCCCGGATCGGGTCGAAGAAACGTCCCTATTACCGGATTGTTGTGATCGACAAGCGCCGTGCTCGGAACGGCCGCTTTCTGGAGGTGATTGGTCAATATAACCCGATTGCCAATCCTGTTCAGATGGAAGTGAATGCCGAGCGAACCCAATATTGGCTTTCAAAGGGAGCGCAGCCGTCCGAGACGGTCCGAAGCATTCTTTTGAAAAAAGAACTTGTAAAGTAG
- a CDS encoding KH domain-containing protein, which produces MKELIEQIAKALVDNPDQVTVKPIEGEQTTVLELRVAQSDLGKVIGKQGRTARSIRTILSAAGMKLKKRFTLEILE; this is translated from the coding sequence ATGAAGGAGCTCATTGAGCAGATCGCGAAAGCGCTTGTGGATAATCCGGACCAGGTAACTGTGAAGCCAATCGAAGGGGAACAAACGACGGTCCTTGAGTTGAGAGTTGCTCAAAGCGACCTGGGTAAAGTCATCGGTAAGCAGGGTAGAACAGCCCGATCGATCCGAACCATTCTCAGCGCGGCCGGAATGAAGCTGAAAAAGCGGTTCACGCTCGAGATCTTGGAGTAG